The following are from one region of the Littorina saxatilis isolate snail1 linkage group LG2, US_GU_Lsax_2.0, whole genome shotgun sequence genome:
- the LOC138957005 gene encoding uncharacterized protein: protein MVTRQLCSLVRQKGIRLRAYLDDWLVLNQSQQSCSLHTQAVLDQANDLGFQINQSKSELIPSQNFTYLGMTFDTVAWSVRPSLRRVNKLQDLLRSLRSQKQAKARVLASALGQMESMATLIPLGRVCKRPFQAALSSEWNPAYQGWDVSVQIHSWIRQTTNQWLQADLFLGVPIVLPPPEVDMFTDASQLGWGAHLAQLTASGTWPESQAQSHINVLELEAAFLGLRSFFPAVVGKHVRLHTDNTTVAAYVNKQGGSRSQTLSVRTCQILRWCAQHRITLSAKFLPGRLNVLADALSRSSSVLHTEWTITHHALQRLWVQAEKPVVDLFATRFSRRLPVFVSPFPDPEAWKTNALEINWSDLTAYAFPPFQLLGRVLRKAEMERPSLILVAPMWTSQHWFPDLLRLTVGPPIPLNLERGDLLQPRTGVLHENPQALRLHAWRL, encoded by the coding sequence ATGGTGACACGACAACTTTGTTCCCTGGTCAGGCAAAAAGGCATTCGTCTGCGTGCATATTTAGACGATTGGCTCGTTCTAAATCAGAGCCAGCAGTCTTGCAGTCTTCACACGCAGGCAGTGTTGGATCAGGCAAACGATCTAGGTTTTCAGATCAACCAGAGCAAATCAGAGCTGATACCGTCTCAAAACTTCACGTACCTAGGGATGACATTCGATACGGTGGCATGGTCAGTCCGTCCCTCCCTCAGAAGAGTCAACAAGCTCCAAGACCTTCTCAGGTCTCTCAGGTCACAGAAGCAGGCCAAGGCCAGGGTCTTGGCGTCGGCCCTAGGACAGATGGAATCTATGGCCACTCTCATTCCGCTGGGGAGAGTTTGCAAAAGGCCGTTTCAGGCTGCACTCAGCTCGGAGTGGAATCCGGCTTACCAGGGCTGGGATGTCTCTGTTCAGATACACAGCTGGATTCGACAGACCACAAATCAGTGGTTGCAAGCAGACTTGTTTCTGGGAGTTCCGATTGTGCTTCCTCCTCCGGAGGTCGACATGTTCACAGATGCGTCTCAGTTAGGCTGGGGTGCTCATCTTGCACAGCTCACGGCCTCGGGGACTTGGCCCGAGAGTCAAGCCCAGTCTCACATAAATGTGTTGGAGTTGGAGGCAGCCTTTTTGGGGCTTCGGAGCTTCTTCCCTGCCGTTGTCGGAAAGCATGTTCGGCTACATACCGACAACACCACGGTAGCGGCTTATGTGAACAAGCAGGGCGGTTCACGGTCGCAAACACTCTCAGTCAGAACTTGTCAGATTCTGCGGTGGTGTGCTCAACATCGAATCACTCTGTCGGCGAAGTTCTTACCAGGTCGGCTCAATGTTCTAGCCGATGCTCTCAGCCGTTCGTCCAGTGTgttgcacacggagtggacGATCACCCACCATGCACTTCAGAGATTGTGGGTTCAGGCCGAAAAGCCTGTAGTCGATCTGTTCGCTACGAGGTTTTCCCGGAGACTACCGGTATTTGTCTCCCCGTTTCCCGATCCGGAAGCTTGGAAGACAAACGCTCTGGAGATCAACTGGTCGGATCTCACGGCGTACGCCTTCCCTCCGTTTCAACTGCTGGGCAGGGTACTCAGAAAGGCCGAGATGGAACGCCCGTCCCTCATTCTGGTGGCTCCAATGTGGACAAGCCAACATTGGTTTCCGGACCTGCTTCGTCTCACAGTAGGTCCTCCTATTCCGCTAAACCTAGAGAGGGGAGATCTGCTACAACCACGCACGGGCGTTCTTCACGAGAATCCGCAGGCTCTGCGGCTTCACGCGTGGAGACTGTGA